From Brassica oleracea var. oleracea cultivar TO1000 chromosome C3, BOL, whole genome shotgun sequence, a single genomic window includes:
- the LOC106334168 gene encoding dihomomethionine N-hydroxylase-like: MEYNFFTSVYITFCITLGMLFLIKWFLGLLLGDDGGGKQLPPCPPGIPMIGNLVGMLMNRPTTKWIVRVMNDMKTDIACFRFGRVHVIAITSDEIAREVVKEKDSVFADRPDSYSAEYISCGYKGVVFDEYGERQMKMKKVMTSELMSTKALDLLRDVRNLESDNLLAYVLNLYKKGGLVNVRDIVCTHTQMATKYLLTKVNNVKSDLY; the protein is encoded by the exons ATGGAATATAATTTTTTCACCTCAGTTTATATCACATTTTGTATCACTCTGGGTATGTTGTTTCTCATAAAATGGTTCTTAGGACTTCTTCTTGGGGATGATGGTGGTGGTAAGCAGCTCCCTCCATGCCCGCCTGGAATTCCGATGATCGGAAACTTAGTGGGAATGCTCATGAACAGACCAACTACCAAGTGGATAGTTCGTGTGATGAACGATATGAAGACGGATATAGCTTGCTTCCGCTTCGGTCGTGTTCATGTCATTGCCATAACGTCTGATGAGATTGCCCGTGAAGTCGTCAAGGAAAAAGACTCGGTGTTTGCAGACAGGCCGGACTCTTACTCCGCCGAATACATAAGTTGCGG GTACAAGGGGGTGGTGTTCGATGAGTACGGCGAGAGACAAATGAAGATGAAGAAAGTGATGACGTCCGAGTTAATGTCCACAAAGGCTTTAGACTTATTACGCGACGTTAGAAACTTGGAATCCGACAACCTCCTCGCATATGTTCTTAACCTATACAAGAAAGGTGGGTTAGTGAACGTAAGGGATATCGTATGCACCCACACTCAAATGGCAACAAAATACTTGTTAACAAAAGTCAACAATGTCAAGAGCGACCTATACTAG
- the LOC106333731 gene encoding UDP-glycosyltransferase 79B9-like, protein MGQKLHALMFPWFAFGHFTPYLHLANKLAEKGHRVTFLLPAKAKKQLEPLNLFPDSIVLHPITIPHVDGLPAGAETPSDIPITLWKFLIVAIDRTRDQVEVAVRASRPDLILFDYAYCVPEVAKEHGVKSMMYNVISATCIAHDLVPGGGFGVPPPGYPSSKLLFRAHDAHAMSSFSVYYKRFYDRFTTSLTNCDFISVRTCEEIEGKFCDYIGSQYKKNVLLTGPMLPELDRSQPLEDKWNHWLSGFGPGSVVYCALGSQITLEKDQFQELCLGMELTGLPFFVAVTPPKGAKTIQEALPEGFEERVRGRGVVWGEWVQQPLILAHPSVGCFVSHCGFGSMWESLMSDCQIVLIPYLADQVLNTRLLTDELEVAVEVQREETGWFSKENLSVAVNSVMDKDSEIGSQVRKNHSKLKELVVSPGLLTGYTDKFVETLENLLKDTKLQ, encoded by the coding sequence ATGGGACAAAAGCTCCACGCTCTTATGTTCCCATGGTTCGCTTTTGGTCACTTTACTCCATACTTGCATCTAGCCAACAAGTTAGCTGAGAAAGGTCACAGGGTTACTTTCTTGCTGCCTGCGAAAGCTAAAAAACAATTAGAACCTCTTAACCTGTTCCCAGACAGCATCGTCTTACATCCTATTACCATTCCTCATGTTGATGGTCTTCCTGCTGGCGCCGAGACCCCCTCGGACATCCCCATCACGTTGTGGAAGTTCTTGATCGTAGCCATAGATCGTACACGCGATCAAGTCGAAGTCGCGGTTCGTGCTTCGAGACCGGACCTGATCTTGTTCGATTATGCTTACTGTGTTCCAGAAGTGGCAAAGGAACATGGAGTAAAGAGTATGATGTACAACGTGATATCAGCAACATGTATAGCTCATGACCTTGTCCCTGGTGGTGGATTCGGAGTTCCTCCACCTGGTTATCCTTCATCTAAGTTGTTGTTCCGCGCACATGATGCTCACGCCATGTCGTCATTCTCTGTTTACTACAAGAGGTTTTACGATCGGTTTACCACAAGTCTTACGAATTGTGATTTCATTTCGGTTAGGACGTGTGAAGAAATTGAAGGTAAGTTTTGCGACTATATAGGGAGTCAGTACAAGAAGAATGTTCTCTTGACCGGTCCAATGCTTCCTGAGCTAGACAGAAGCCAACCGCTTGAAGACAAATGGAATCATTGGCTGAGCGGGTTTGGACCAGGATCTGTAGTGTATTGTGCACTTGGCAGCCAAATCACTCTGGAGAAAGACCAATTCCAAGAGCTATGTTTAGGAATGGAGCTCACTGGTTTGCCGTTTTTTGTAGCGGTAACGCCACCAAAAGGTGCAAAGACTATTCAAGAAGCGTTACCAGAAGGATTCGAAGAGAGGGTAAGAGGTCGTGGAGTAGTTTGGGGAGAATGGGTGCAGCAACCGTTGATATTGGCTCATCCATCAGTAGGCTGCTTTGTGAGCCATTGTGGATTCGGTTCGATGTGGGAGTCTCTAATGAGTGATTGCCAGATAGTCTTGATTCCATATTTGGCTGATCAAGTTCTCAACACGAGATTGTTGACTGATGAACTCGAGGTTGCGGTTGAAGTGCAAAGAGAAGAAACAGGATGGTTCTCCAAGGAGAATTTGAGTGTTGCGGTCAACTCTGTGATGGACAAAGATAGTGAGATTGGGAGTCAGGTGAGGAAGAACCACTCCAAGTTGAAAGAGCTTGTGGTTAGTCCTGGATTATTAACCGGTTACACTGATAAATTTGTAGAGACTTTGGAGAACCTACTCAAGGATACAAAACTTCAATGA